TTAAGGAATGGGCAGtggttgtggagcaaaaaataatcacgaAAATTCTGAATATGATATATGGACTTTTTcccaaagaagaaaagaatacCCTTATTATATGGCAGGAGACGCAAATGTTCCCACGTGTAGTTCATCCCTGGAGACTTGAGCAACTACCTACGACACCATCAAGCTCCTTTGCTCGTGGCATGAAAAAGTGAAAGGTATTAaatgttaggaatgtcggtactaaaagatagagaatgcacaaggtaaagtagaagatagacaccaagaatttatgtggtttggCAATTTATGCCTATGTCCAggaaacaaggatcaatcttcactatatgaaaaaggtcagtacaacaagagtagtcttaccaagccaaagacaaggcttgatggatacaagaaagtatgacacacactttctatcactctaaacttcactcacaatgtgtagtggaacactctcactctcattcttggagtggaactctagctttggacttgatcctttgctattcacacttggttcttaattggttacttcactacaacatcacacccatatttataggtgagggtttgtcattctactagtttctagtgtatttttcaaacctctagcatagataattctagactagccacaaaattgtagcttctagatctttccatttgcaaccaaggaagctagtactctctagcttcttccatcaacttaataacatgctagaattgtctagcatgctccagccaCCTCACTTGcgtactagaataatctagaacattaatcatgggctggaccatataccaacaatctccccctctagtccatgagggaggaattccgatcatgactccaagttacctggagtccatcccagcagccttaatgcagaattccaactttgattttgtgactacctttgtcaacatgtctgaagaattattatcggtatgaatcttcttcagctgtagcaacttgttctcgatagcatctttaatccagtgataacgaatatcaatgtgcttattgcgtgaatgatatgtagtgttcttgcttaaatccagagcactctgactatcacaataaacgccataatcactttgcttcaaacccaactcttggagaaaccgcttcagccacaacaactccttgcatGTTTATGTAGCGGCTATGTATTCAACCTTGGTTGTGGACAAAGCAACACATTTTTGcaacttggattgccaagacacggcttcccctgcaaaagtaaacaagtacccagacGTAGATTTTCTACCATCCAGGTCACCTACAATGTCAGCATTtgtaaatccttccaagattggtttgAAATCAccaaagcacaagcacatcttagaagtcccattcaaatatctgagaatccacttaacaacttcctagtggtcttTCCCTGGATTAGATAGAAACTtgctcaccacacctactgcatgagcaatatctggccgtgtgcacactattgcatacatgatacttctTACTGCTAAAGAGTAGGGAACAACtaccattttctccttttcttcatatgtttttggacacgaatctttgctcaacttgatatgattggctaaaggtgagcttacagatttggctgctttcatgttgaacctttcaagcacccgttcaacatacttttcttgtgatagccacaactttttggattttctgtcacgaattatctccatgctcaaaatctgcttggctggccttaagtccttcatgtcaaaggacttagataactcttctttgaaccttttaatcatagaagcatcttgacagacaatcaacatgtcatcaacataaagcaataaaatgatgaatttacctctagaaaattgtttgatatagacacaagagtcagcatgagttctcttgtacccattactcaccatgaatgagttgaatttcttattccactgtctcggagcctgcttaagaccatataagcttttcttgagattgtaaaacaaagtttctttacctttgacttcaaagcctttgggttgctccatatatatctcctcttctaaattgctgtggagaaatgcagttttaacgTCTAACTGCTCAagctcaagatccatgcttgttgccataccaaggataacttgaatggaagtcatcttcaccaccggtgagaaaatctcatcaaagtcaacttctttcttttgaccaaaacctttgataaccaaacgagccttgtaccttgtcatgttgtcgtcccttttcaatttgaacacccacttgtttttTAATGCTTTTCTGCCCTTTGGAAGCTCCACCAGCTCATAGGTATCATTCTTTAATAAGGAATCCATCTCTGACTCCATTACCTTTATCCATCTGTCACTATCGTTatgagctctggcctccttATAAGTTTCGGGCTCTTCATAATTAGTTAACATGATATACTCTTatgaagaatacttggtagacggtCTTCGACTTCTGCTGGATCTTCTGACTTGATCTTCATTCCTTTGGGGGGCTggaggctccccctgattgggTTCTCCTTGAATCTGCTTTTCTTAACTAGGCTCCCCTTGATCAACAATCTCATGGTCTGGCACATCATGATCATGCTCCTCCTGATCAGCATTATCTGGTTCTGCAGGAAATTCATTGGCAGCTGCTTTAGGGATGTcatcgtgactttcttcatctgaagTTAATGGATCAACTCCTTTGATTGCGCTATTTGATTGTGCCTCTTTAtccgaatccccaattgtttgGTCTTCATAGAAGATCATATCTCTGCTTCTgataaacttcttctggtatgggtctcataatctgtaaccaaaatcATCACtgccataaccaagaaagatgcacggtgtagctttgtagtctaacttcgatctttgctctttgggcacatgcacaaaagctttgcaaccaaacaccttcagataagagtaagacacatcattaccagtTCATACTCTTtctggaacatcaagacctaatggtactgatggagatTGATTGATCAAATAGCAAgctgtccttacagcttcaccccagaactgcttagataactttgcagtcctcagcatgcacctgactttctccatgatggttcggtttattctttcagcaacactattatgttgtggagttccaggaactgtcTTCTCATGGTGTATGCCATGTTTcacacaatactctctaaattagtgagatgtgtactcgtcgccgttgtcgctacgaaggcacttgagagatttcccagtttccctctccaccatggcatggaactcctagaatgtctgaaacacctggtctttggatttTAACAAAAACACCCAGACCTTTCGTGAAGCATtatcaatataagtaacaaaatatttatttcttccaagtgactcaacttccatgggaccacacacatccGAATAAATAAGATCTAAcaaatttcctttctttgtagatggaacagaaaaactaattcttctttgttttctgaATAAACAGtgctcacaagagtttaacgacatacctttggcaaagggaatgtgagactttttgccaaaacttgtaggcctttctcgctcATATGGCCTAGGCTcttatgccacaagtctagagatgagtcctccacagcattcaactcacctttcaaaactttggcatttgaccggtacaatgtacaacaaagtcgtgctcTTACTACCATCATTAAGCCTTttgtaagcttcaattttccgtcgccaatatggtgataataaccttgtcgatcaagggtaccgatggatatcaAATTGAGATgtatatcaggaatatgtctcacatctttcaacatcaactggcagccgagattagttcttaggcaaatatcaccaattccaagaattttggaatagctttcattccccatcttcactatgccaaattcaccttctttgtatgtactaaagaactcccgtttggacgtagcatggaaggaagctccattgtcaaagattcattcaatgtctctgtcagagttgcccctatgcagacattcaccaacagacaatatttttggtacatcaccacatatgatagtggtggtattgccagtatcatctttcttctgattgtttccttccctttgctttctcttccaaactcgacaatttttcttcatatggccttctttgccacaatggtggcatgcaaccttgaaccttgacttggatcggctaggactcttgccatgacctctaggccctctactcttgcttcttccgcggttctctgtgacaaatacttggctgctatctataccagaagtctttctccttgtttcttcattgagcatgctgtttttaacattatcaaaagtaagaacaccattagaagcagagttacttatactcaccacaaaggtctccTAACTTTCTGGCAAAGGtccaagtaacaagagcgcttATAGCTTGTCCTcgatcgtcattttcatagtagccaactggttgatgatattctggaaattgttcaagtgttctgctacacttaaaccatccttgtacttcacatttgatgagctctttgatcaagaaggctttcttggctAAGGTCATTTTCTCaaacaaggactcaagcttcATCTAAAACTCGCGGGCATTGGTTTCATTAAACACATGGCGAAAAACACTATcatccacccattgtctaattgtgctAATTgccttgcgattcatcttcttccacttgGCATCGGACATGCTATCAGGCTTAtcggcatctccttcaattggctcatgcagatccttgcaatagagaatgtcctccatccttggcttccaagttacccaattggagttagtgagtttgatcataatgccacttccttccatctcgtagtacgagccaacgaggctctgataccacttgttaggaatgtcggtactacaagatagagaatgcacaaggtaaagtagaagaTGGATACCAagaatttatgcctacgtccacgaaacaatgatcaatcttcactatatgaaaaaggtcagtacaacaagagtagtcttaccaagccaaagacaaggcttgatggatacaagaaagtatgacacacattttctatcactctaaacttcactcacaatgtgtagtggaacactcttaCTCTTACTCTtagagtggaactctagctttggacttgatcctttgctactcacacttggttcttaattggttacttcactacaacatcacacctatatttataggtgagagtttggcattctactagtttctagtgtatttttcaaacctctagcatagataattctagactagccacaaaattgtagcttctagatctttccatttgcaaccaaggaagctagtactctctagcttcttccatcaacttaataacatgctagaattgtgtAGCATGCTCTAGCCACCtcacttgcttactagaataatctagaacattgatcatgggctggaccatataccaacattaaagataggattaatcaccaaatcctatctttaatatatACCTGATTGAAGAACAACTCAAACAAATAAGGAATCTTCatcataatcaatcaatgaTACTTACATGATAATTCTAAGATATTATCTCCTAGTTAATATATTAGGCATTATTCCTTCCTCATCCATCATGTTGACTCACCTTGGCCACTCGAAACTGCCATGTGTAGGGCAAATCTGACACCCATGGCCGACgacctcctataaatacctcatcTCCACCATTTATTGGTAAACTTTACGCGAAGCATACAAGTCCTAAACTTCCAATATTTTCAGAGTTACTGGCTGGGGCATCAGAGATCCATTGGCCAAACCCCACCCCACCTCGTGGGAGGGGGGTAAGACTTTGGTTTTTTATCGatggtgttaattgttttgtaggtaaaaATTCATAAAGACTGAAGATGGTGGGTTCTTGCTACCACAGTGGTGGTGGAGATCAATGCAACGAGGTAGTAAAAGTCACCACGGCGCTTCCTAACATCAATTGCATTTGAACCCAAGTCTGAAAATACACAAAGAGGAAAAAAAGTGACGAAACAATTCAATCCATCTGTAATTTTACGAACGGATAAAGGATCGACTTTAAAATTAAGCACATACAAAAAATCTTTCAGTTATATTTGAGTTTAACGAAATATTGCCGTCGAAGTTTGGAGCCTTTTTCTTTTGCAGAAGCAACTAATCCTCACTGGCGCTAGGCCATGACGTCTGAACTTGATGCTCTTGCTGCCAACAACACCTAGACTCTCACCACTTTGCCCTTTGGCAAGACTCCGATTGAttgcaaatgggtgttcaaaattaaacattGAGTAGATGGTTCCATCAAAAGGTACAAAGCATGTCTTGTCGCCAAGGGTTTTACTCACACTGAAGTCATTGACTATCATGACACTTTCTCTCGAACTGCTAGGATGATCATCGTCCACTGCCTTATTGCCGTTGCTGCCAGTTAAAATTGGCATCTTCAACAACTTGACATCAACAATGCTTTCCATGGCAACttagatgaagaaatttaaatgTCCCTTCCTTCTGGTATTCGGCAACAGGGGGAGAATCTTGCATGTCGCCTCAACAAGTCGCTTTACGGTTAAAACAAGCTTAAAGGCAATGGTTCGCCAAATTCACCAAAGCCATTATTGTTGTTGGCTTCAACCAATCTAAGGCCGATTTTTCACTTTTCACTTGCAGTTCAGGAAAGTCTTTCACAGGCTTATTGCCATATGTTGACGATGTTGTAATTATGAGTAATGATGTTCATGCAATCAACTCTCTCAAAGATTTCCTTCATACCTATTTTCGCAGTAAAGATTTGGGAATTTGAAATATTTCGTGGGCATTGAAGTTTCTCTTTCCAAAAGTGGCATCTATATTTCATAGCGCACATATGCACTTGAAATACTCAAAAATCAAGGTTTTCTGGGAGCTAGACCAGTGGAGTTCCCAATGGAAGATGTCAAACTTTCAAAGAAAGACGAATTGCTCAAGGATCTTGCCAAAGATCAATGTTTGGCAGGCTGACTAATTTATCTCACTATCACTCGTTCGGATATCACTTATTTCGTACATGTTTTTAGTCGTTTTATGCATGAGCCATGACAACCTCACATGGATCTGCTAATAaactaaaaggaaaactaatgaaaatggcttgaaaactttgagttttaatgataaggacaaaataaagggtaaagtgaatagtaccaggattgactttttagtgtaaaaatatggtttttcgttaaagtgaacagtaccgggcgcttcgttaaagtttcctaaacTAAATTTGGTTGCTTTTTGTGATTTGAATTGGGCTGGTTGTCCTATGACTAGTCGTTGAACCACTGGTTATTGTATGTGTGCGTGTGTTTTTTTTGGGGTAATGTTTTCATCTTTCGGTGCACAAAGAGACAGAAGACCGTTTCCTTGTCCTCTGCTTCGATCGAGTATAAGGCAATGGCAGACACTTTGTTATGAGGTCACTTAATTGAGATTTTTATTGGAAGATTTACAGTTGCCTCATTCAAGAGTTTCACATTTATATTGTGGTAATCAAGCTGCTTTACATATAGTGGGGAATCCAGTTTTTAAAGAGAGGACACAACATAGTGAGATGGATTGCCATTTTATTCGAGACAAGATAATTGATGGCACGAATGCTACTCGACATATAGAGTCTTCGCAGCCGCAAATTGGGAGTTCTCTACCTTCACTCTCCAACTTGAGAGGGAGTGTTAAAAGCCTCTCCACTCTCCTACAAAAGTGGCTTGAACCAGCTTTCACAGAAATATGTTAAAGCAATTTCTATCCAACTTGAATGAGAGTGTTAATTAGGTTCGTTGAACAACTAGGCTCATTAaattttctacataggtttaTTGACTCTTCTACATTAGGTTCATTATATAAAAGAGTAAACGATACGTATTTATATTTACTGTATATTATAGATTTGAGGATGAATGGAAGTTAAGTCGCGCCAAATACGTTTTCGTACAGTCGTATGTCAAGTTAATGGAGGAATTTTCTTCCTTTGTCGTATTTATGCATTGCTAACGTGGAGGGAACGTATGTGGGttgaggagaggagagagagaaggcgcGCGCAACAAAGCTGAAGGTGAATACAGTTAGTTAcaccacaaaacaaacaaatttaacaaaCAAACTCAcatcctctccctctctccaaTCTTACTTCCCcaccaagaaacaaaatattaatataaataataataacaaataacAATTGAGGGAGAGTGGTCGGATAGTGATCAACCATAATCCACAAACACACAAGGAGAGAGGTATAGAAACAAACAGAAATAACAGTTTGAAAGGCCAAGGAGAAGCATGGAAAACGATCGAATCacaaatcaaaaataaaaaactagaaAAATCAGAAGAAATTCATCGTCATCGGAGAATCGAATCGAATCGAATCGAAAGAATGAAGAAAGGATCGCATTCAGTATTGCCGTACGAAACGCCGCGGCTGAGAGACCATTACCTGATGGGCAAGAAATTGGGCCAAGGACAATTCGGCACCACCTACCTCTGCACCCACAAGCCCACCGGCGCCCACTACGCCTGCAAGTCCATCCCCAAGCGCAAGCTCCTCTGCCAGGAGGACTACGACGACGTCTGGAGGGAGATTCAAATCATGCACCACCTCTCCGAGCACCCCAGCGTCGTCCAGATCAAGGGCACCTACGAGGACTCCGTCTTCGTGCACCTCGTCATGGAGCTCTGTGCCGGCGGCGAGCTGTTTGATAGGATCGTCAAGAAGGGGCATTACAGCGAGAGGGAGGCGGCCAAGCTCATCAAGACCATCGTTGGGGTGGTGGAGGGCTGCCACTCCCTCGGTGTCATGCACCGCGATCTCAAGCCGGAGAATTTCTTGTTCGACACGCCTTCGGATGATGCCACGCTCAAAGCCACCGATTTCGGCTTGTCCGTCTTCTATAAGCCAGGTTCAGCTTCCTTCCCTTCATTTCCAGATCAGATCCACTTTTActtgttctttctttttattagaATTGGAATTGGAAATGTTGGTCTGCCATCAATTTTGAGAATGTTTCTGATTATTTCTTCAACTCATTAATTTTGCTGAATTAGATTTCTCGTGCCTTGTTGCGTACTCAATCTTTAGGGTTGCTTGATTTATACATCCATACTGTTATTGGTTATAGATTGTTTCTCTACTTAGTCTCGGATATGTTGAACAAACATAAACTCCGCTGCTCCGCCTACAAGGGAGAAGACAGCAGCTATTTCCCCGATATTGTATTTTTCTCTTTGCCATATTTGGAGGTTGCTAGATTTATTTAGAAATTTCTATCCTTTCAAGCCTGATTCTATATTGCATCGCTAGATTCAACAGTTTTATTGTctttttggttggagatggttggCTCATCTGTCATGGTATTGATACCATAAGAAGGTATCTACTTTTGATTCAGTATACCAATTAATTCAGTCATTCCCGTGAGCGAAATTACTCATCAATCTCTATGTCTAAGACAGTCCGTCTACATAAACACAATTTCGAATGTATTACTTTACCAGAAtaatgctttttctttttctttttggttttcaaaCCGGTATACAATTGATGCAATCACTATCCTGTATCAAATGCGGCTCTGCCTTGTGTTCTTCTCTTTCTCCCCGTTGAAGCTTGAATGGTGTTTTTATCGTGCGTAAAGATGGTTGGTTACGTGCTCTGCTCTACCTTTTCTTGTTCCAGGACAATATTTCTATGACATAGTTGGGAGTCCCTATTATGTTGCACCTGAGGTGTTGTCCAAGATTTATGGACCTGAAGTGGATGTATGGAGTGCTGGTGTGATACTTTACATCCTCTTAAGCGGGGTTCCTCCTTTTTGGGCAGGTAGTGATCCTCTACAGTTACAATCTCTTACACTCTGGACTATCACACCATTATCAGTGAGGCATACCTTATTATTACGTTTGATTGTTTTGCTATATCGTGAGTTGattaatttttcaatatgtATCTGCAGAAACTGAATCAGGGATCTTCAGACAGATTTTACATGGCAAAATAGATTTTGAATCTGAGCCGTGGCCTAATATTTCAGAAAGTGCGAAAGATCTCATGTATAAGATGCTTGAGAGGCACCCGAAGAAAAGAATCTCTGCCCATGAAGTCCTATGTGAGTGGTTTAATACCTACTATACAATGCCAATTAAGTTTTATGTGATAGTTGCATAGATAAGGTTATATCCAAAATGCTAGCTGCATTGAACTCTAAAATGGATCGTTTCAGGTCACCCCTGGATTGTAGACGACAGAGTTGCCCCAGATAAACCACTAGATTCTGCGGTTCTGTCCCGCCTCAAGCAGTTCTCAGCAATGAATAAGCTTAAGAAGATGGCACTTCGTGTATGTCTTATAAATGTTTTACCATTATCATCTTTTTGTTGATCGATCATTCTAATTCATTTTACACAGCACCCTGGCAGTAGTTGGTAAATTCATTTATCATCCAATGTGAGAGTTACACTTCAATCTCTGTCAAGTCTATTTCTGAGATAACAAATAATTACATAACTTCAGCAACCAGTAGTTTTTAAAATGGAAGCAATATGATACATGATGGGACTTGGGAGTTAATTTCACCTTGAAAACGTTGGCTGTAACCAAGACACACAGTATTTATAGTTTCCAGATCGAAACTCTATTTAAACATTACATTCAACTTCCAACGGAGTTGAAAAATCTCTAGGATACCAAATTTTACTGCAGAATAATTCTTATGCAACCAATGGAATGTTTGTTTGTCAATGGTCAATAAATGTTCGTCTGCAGTGTACATTGTATTATATAACGGTCGGTCTGAGCAGAAATATCATTTTTGATTTATTCAAAACTTGTCACTTTCCTTATAATACACATGGCTTTATCACATATTTTTCGTATCAACTTCACAAGATGAGTGTATGCAGTGACTTGTGAGAGTAAAGGTTTTGAGACGTGAGAGTGAGGGAAGACCTCTCGTTTTCTGTTTAATTCTCTAACCACTATATATGCAACTTCTGGCCATAGTGAAGTAGGCAGACAACAACGATTTATATATGTCAatacaatttatatatataaaccagTTATGGTTATGGTAAAGTTCTAACCAGAACTTCTGGAGTTTTCACTCAATTATCTCTGAAATTTCTGATGACAGcgatttgtttcttcttctacTGTGACcacttttttgttttggtgatGGTGTAATGTGTATCACTGTgacattcttgttttctttgcgCAGGTGATAGCGGAAAGACTGTCAGAAGAAGAGATTGGAGGTTTAAAAGAGCTGTTCAAAATGATTGACACAGATAGTAGCGGGACAATAACATTTGAGGAACTTAAAGAAGGATTGAAAAAAGTGGGCTCGGAGCTAATGGAGTCTGAAATCAAGTCCCTTATGGAAGCAGTTAATAGATTGATCCCCATAAACTGTGGCTACATATTACTAAGTTTTAATATCCTTCCATTTAAGGTTTTAATAGATCTCCAACGCTATTAACACGAATGATCCTCACAAAATCATTTCTGCTTCGGCAATGTTGGCAGGCTGATATAGACAACAGCGGAACAATAGACTATGGCGAATTTCTTGCTGCTACCTTGCACTTAAACAAGATGGAAAGAGAGGAGAATTTGATTGCAGCCTTTTCCTTTTTTGACAAAGATGGTAGTGGATATATTACTGTCGACGAGCTTCAACAGGCTTGCAAGGAGTTTGGTCTAGGTGACGTTCATCTGGATGAAATTGTCAAAGAGATTGATGAAGACAATGTAAGCGTTTGGTTTCATGTTTATTTCGAtgagaaataatattattgAAGTTTCGGAAGCCTAATTGCTTAAGTTTGGCAGGATGGGCGTATCGATTATGGGGAGTTTGCTGCAATGATGAGGAAGGGGGGTGATGGAGGAATTGGGAGGAGCAGAACCATGAGAAACAATTTGAACTTTAATTTGGGTGACGCTTTCGGAATAAAAGATCAGTCTACGTCTTCGTCTGCCGGAGAATGAGACAGTAACAGAGAAATGCAATTTCTTGTAAACATTCAATTTGTAAAAGGAACTAATGAATAGCTTACGTTTCTTAATCTTGTGCTGCCTGATTAATTCCAAGGGTTTTGCTTTATATGTATACAAAGTGGCCTTGTTAGAGCTTAATACGTGGTAATCTCATTACTAATTGTCTTTTGGAGAGAaaaatttggtttgttttagtttttttctctttaaaaaGGGGACAACTGGTGACAAGACACCATTATCCACCCCTTTTGGGGGCCGGGAAAACTCACAGAGACATTTCAGCATCTCATGGCCACAATGAACCTAATGTAGAAGAGTCAACAAACCTATGTATAGAATTTAATGAGCGTAATTTTTCAATGAACCTAATTAACACCCCCCTCAAGTTGCTTAAACAGCTTTGTGTGAAGGATGGCTCAAGCCGCTTTTGTAGGAGAATCATTAACATAGAATTCTAGGAAAGATTGCTCAAGCCACTTTTGTAGAAGAATCTTTTAACACTATTTTCTGAAGATTGATGTTTTGTGAAGTTTTTAAACCCAAAATgttctttcatcatttttttttattttttggaacaaTTGTTCTTTCATCTTTAAACGCTGTTATTTGAACCGCAGACGACCTTTCCAACAGAGGTGACTTGGGCAGGAGGTCAACAATGTCCGACAGTAAATAATTAGCCAACGATCCAAAGCAATCCTGG
This genomic interval from Malus domestica chromosome 05, GDT2T_hap1 contains the following:
- the LOC103443876 gene encoding calcium-dependent protein kinase 4, which translates into the protein MKKGSHSVLPYETPRLRDHYLMGKKLGQGQFGTTYLCTHKPTGAHYACKSIPKRKLLCQEDYDDVWREIQIMHHLSEHPSVVQIKGTYEDSVFVHLVMELCAGGELFDRIVKKGHYSEREAAKLIKTIVGVVEGCHSLGVMHRDLKPENFLFDTPSDDATLKATDFGLSVFYKPGQYFYDIVGSPYYVAPEVLSKIYGPEVDVWSAGVILYILLSGVPPFWAETESGIFRQILHGKIDFESEPWPNISESAKDLMYKMLERHPKKRISAHEVLCHPWIVDDRVAPDKPLDSAVLSRLKQFSAMNKLKKMALRVIAERLSEEEIGGLKELFKMIDTDSSGTITFEELKEGLKKVGSELMESEIKSLMEAADIDNSGTIDYGEFLAATLHLNKMEREENLIAAFSFFDKDGSGYITVDELQQACKEFGLGDVHLDEIVKEIDEDNDGRIDYGEFAAMMRKGGDGGIGRSRTMRNNLNFNLGDAFGIKDQSTSSSAGE